TTATTGTAGCTGAAAATAAGACAGGTGCAACCTTTCTAGGTTTTGTTGACGATGAAATTTTATCTATTTCCTAAAAATATCACCACGTTTTTCCAAAACGTGTAGAATAGTGAGTAGTGTTTTACTTATAGACTTAGCGGAGGGAAAAGAGAATGAATCGGACAATCCTGGTTGCCGATGATGAGCAGGAGATAGTCGAGCTACTGCGGCTATATCTAGAAAAAGAAAACCTGCGAGTCATTGAAGCCTCAGATGGAGAAGCAGCCCTTCTCTGTATCCAGAATCAATCAATAGATCTAGTTTTAATTGATATTATGATGCCTAAGCTAAATGGTTTGCACCTGCTTACGCAAATACGTCAGGACTACACGCTCCCCGTCATTTTCTTGTCAGCTCGCAGTCAAGATCACGACATTATTTTAGGATTAGGCATGGGGGCAGATGATTATATTACCAAGCCGTTTAATCCCTTAGAGGTCGTAGCACGAATCAAAGCACAACTACGACGTTCCTACCATCTGAATCCATTAAACGATGAGACAACACAGGCTCTATCCGTTCTTACTGTAGGCGATTTAACTTTACATAAGCAGCAATGCATCCTATGCAGGAATCAGGTGGAAATCCCCTTAACATCAACGGAGTATAAAATGCTTGAGATGTTTATGGAGCAGCCCAATCGTGTTTTTACCAAACGCCAGATCTTTGAAAAGGTATGGGGCGATCCCTTTTACAGTGACGATAACACCATCATGGTTCATATTAGTAAATTGCGGGATAAGATAGAGCCAGACCCCAAAAAACCGCTTTATGTAAAAACAGTTCGAGGTCTAGGCTATAAACTGGTTCATTTTTCATCCAAACAAAGAGGGTCAGCTCACAATGAAACATAAAAAAATACACTCTACATTATTATGGAATTATAGCATCTTTATATTTATTATTAGCTCCATTTTAACGATAGCTCTCGGTTATCTCGTCTATCAAATCAACTCAAGCGTTGAACAAGGCTTATCTCCCATTTACCGGGCGAAGGACATCGTATCGGATGACTACGAAAATATTAGGGCAAATGCCATTTTGGAAAACGGGGGCTGGGTAGAAATCCTCAATTCTAACCACCAAATCATCCATGTTATCGGTGTGAAAATGGATTCCATTTACCATTATACGGAGGAACAGCTCTATCAGTTTTTAGACAATACGGAGGAGCAGCTCTATTACTACTCCATTGCGCCATTTACTACCAAAAGTAATAAGAAATATATTTGCTTGGTCAAAATTCCCCGAGACAGCATTAACATTGACATTCAATACTTTAAAAATTTTGATCATACGGTATCTCAGGTCAGCAAGATTATCCTTAAATCATGTTTGCTCCTATTTGTCCCGATCATTATTATCATCTTTTTATATAGTCGGTGGACAGCTCGCAAAATTAGTGTTCCTCTTCATACGATCACCGTTGCTATTAAAAAGATGATCGATGGAGACTATCAAGCTCGTATTCATCTAAAAGCGGAAAGTGAATTCGGAAAAATCCGTGATGCTTTTAACTTTTTGGCAGATAAATTAGAAGCGACTCGCGCTGAGAAGGAAAAATTGGAAGAAAGTAAGCAACGTATGCTCATGGATATATCTCATGATCTTAAAACACCGATCACAAGCATTCAGGGATACGCCTCTGCCCTACAGGATGATATGGTGGTGGATGAAGAAAAGAAAAGACGTTATTTGCAGCTTATTTACAATAAATCGCAGAGTGTAAATGCTTTGATTAATTCGTTATTTGACTTTTTAACACTAGATGATGGTCAGTATCCCCTCTCCATTCGTACCTATGATCTATGTGAATTCATCAGAGAAATTACAGTCGATTTTTTAGATGACATGGAAGAAAAACAATTTAAATTACATATTCAGGTGCCCGAAAACGAAATTTTGTACGATTTTGATTACCGGCATATGAGCAGAGTCATAAGCAATCTTATTTCCAATACGATTAAATATAATCCGCCAGGAACGAACGTCCGAATTGCTGTTCAGGAGCAGAACGATTCCATCATCATTGAGATTGCAGACAATGGTACCGGCATTCCTGCCCATGTACAGCGTCATATATTTGATCCCTTCGTCAGAGGAGATCATTCTCGACAAACCGATGGCGGAACAGGCTTAGGCCTGTCAATCGCTCATAAGATTGTTAAATTGCACGGAGGTCTACTGGAATTGGATGAAAATCCTTTAGAAAAAACCGTTTTTCGTATTACTCTTATCAAACAAAAAAGGAGCCCAGAATAGCATGTGGGCTCCTATAAAATGGCTGACAGTAACCGTGAAATCGATTCTTTTAATCGAATAGATAATGGACGTTGTCTATACTTTTCCAGTGTTAATTCAGATGAAAGCTCTATATCAGCTAAGAAATGTTTAGCCAATTGTTTAGCCGTATGGGAATGGTAGAGAAACGCATTCACTTCAAAATTTAAACGAAAGCTCCTCACATCGATATTAGCAGTTCCTACTGTGGAAAGCTTATCGTCTACAACAATCGTTTTAGCGTGCATAAAGCCATTCTCATAGGTGTATACCTTTGCCCCAGCTCGTAATAGCTCACCTGCGTTTGAATAAGTAGCCCAATAAACAAAGGGATGATCCGGCTTATTCGGAATCATAATTTTGACATCGACACCAGATAACGCTGCAATGCGCAACGCATCCAAAATACTGTCATCAGGGATTAGATACGGGGTCTGGATATACACATAGTCTTTAGCTGTTACTATTAGTTTCATGTACCCATTTTTAATTTGCTCCCATTGTGAATCAGGGCCACTTGAAACGATTTGTAGGGGAATATCCCCACGGGGAGCAGACGAAGCTTGATAATAATTTCGAAAGGCCATGTCCCGCCCAGATGCTTGCTTCCAATCTAGCATAAAGCGTGATTGCAAATCATCCACCGCTGAGCCTTGTATTCTTAGATGCGTATCTCTCCAATAACCGAAGGCAGGGTTTTTACCCAGATACTCATCTCCAATGTTAAAGCCCCCAATATAGCCAACTTCTCCGTCAATAACAACTATCTTTCGGTGATTGCGGTTATTTGCACGCAGGTTGAGTAGCGGAATCTTGGAAGGAAAGAAAGGCTCAATCTGTCCACCTGCTTGCCTAATTCGACGTATCAGCCCCTTAGACAGCCAACGTGACCCACTCTCATCGTACAGGACTCGAACCTCTATTCCCTCCCGTGATTTTTCGCATAATAGATCAGCCAGTCGATTGCCAAGCTCATCGCTTTTGATGATGTAATACAGCAAATGGACATGTTTGCTCGCCCGGCGAATATCTTCAAACAAGCGTTCAAATTTATGCAAGCCATCCGTAATAATCTCTACCTGATTATCTTGGGTCAGTAGTGCTTCATCATTGTTTAGATGTAAATACACTAAGTCCTGATACTCTTTGCCAACAGGGTCATGGAACTGGAGCTTCTTAGCTTTGAGCTGCTCCATCTGTTTAACTACTTCTCGCTTCATATAAGCATAAACATGCTTATCCCACTTAAAAATTTTCTTTCGACTTAAATTTTGTCCCAGCATAAGATATAAAACAAATCCAAGAACAGGAATAAACCATAAGATCATTAACCATGCCCATGTAGAAACAGGGGTACGTCTCTCTAAAAAAACAACCACGATGGCAAACAAAAAGTTTAATAAGAATAAAATTTTTAAGAGCCATGAGGTTATCTCCGCTGTTACCATTGTCTCCCCCATTTCAGTCTTATTGCTCTTATTATATGCCAAAAAAGCTGCCATTCAACTGAACAGCAGCTTTCTTCTCAGGCCTGTTTTATTTTTTCTTTTTATCTGCACGGCGTTGTGCTCTGTTTTTTTGCTCTGGCTCAGATGCTCCAGCCTCATCAGATGGTCCAGACGTTTTTAACTTCTCAGCATCAATTACTTCCTGACGCTCAAGGTTTTGTCCAACTTCCGATTTCATGATATACAAGGATACTTCCTCTTCAATGCTTGCAATCATGCCTTGGAACATTTCATATCCCTCAAATTGATACTCACGCAATGGATCAGTCTGAGCATAGGCACGCAGGTGGATACCTTGGCGCAATTGTTCCATTGCATCAATGTGATCCATCCACTTGCTATCAACAGCACGTAGAACAACCACTTTTTCAAATTCGGCCATCATATCGCCAATTTCTTCCTGACGTTGTTTCAATTGCGTATGAGCAATCTCTTTCAACATCTCCTCAATCTCTTCCGCTTCTTTTCCTTTCAGATTAGAAACCGTAATCGCATCCTCGAACAAGAATGTGCTTACGCATGTTTCAAGCAGACCCTCTAGATCCCATTCTTCTGGAATCTGTTCTTTCGGGCAATACGCCTGAACTATACGTTCAATCACGCTATTTATCATGCCCTCAACGATATCATGCAGGTTATCGCGCTCAAGAATCTCTTTACGCTGCTTATAGATGACTTCGCGTTGCTTATTCATTACGTCGTCATATTGCAAGACAACTTTACGTGCATCAAAGTTGCTACCCTCTACTCGTTTTTGAGCAGATTCAACAGCACGGGATACAAGACGGCTTTCAATCGGCATATCTTCTTCCATTCCGAGTCTGTCCATCATATTCATGATGTTGTCAGCTCCGAAACGGCGCATAAGCTCATCCTGTAGGGACAAGAAGAA
The nucleotide sequence above comes from Brevibacillus laterosporus LMG 15441. Encoded proteins:
- the cls gene encoding cardiolipin synthase, which codes for MVTAEITSWLLKILFLLNFLFAIVVVFLERRTPVSTWAWLMILWFIPVLGFVLYLMLGQNLSRKKIFKWDKHVYAYMKREVVKQMEQLKAKKLQFHDPVGKEYQDLVYLHLNNDEALLTQDNQVEIITDGLHKFERLFEDIRRASKHVHLLYYIIKSDELGNRLADLLCEKSREGIEVRVLYDESGSRWLSKGLIRRIRQAGGQIEPFFPSKIPLLNLRANNRNHRKIVVIDGEVGYIGGFNIGDEYLGKNPAFGYWRDTHLRIQGSAVDDLQSRFMLDWKQASGRDMAFRNYYQASSAPRGDIPLQIVSSGPDSQWEQIKNGYMKLIVTAKDYVYIQTPYLIPDDSILDALRIAALSGVDVKIMIPNKPDHPFVYWATYSNAGELLRAGAKVYTYENGFMHAKTIVVDDKLSTVGTANIDVRSFRLNFEVNAFLYHSHTAKQLAKHFLADIELSSELTLEKYRQRPLSIRLKESISRLLSAIL
- a CDS encoding response regulator transcription factor, translated to MNRTILVADDEQEIVELLRLYLEKENLRVIEASDGEAALLCIQNQSIDLVLIDIMMPKLNGLHLLTQIRQDYTLPVIFLSARSQDHDIILGLGMGADDYITKPFNPLEVVARIKAQLRRSYHLNPLNDETTQALSVLTVGDLTLHKQQCILCRNQVEIPLTSTEYKMLEMFMEQPNRVFTKRQIFEKVWGDPFYSDDNTIMVHISKLRDKIEPDPKKPLYVKTVRGLGYKLVHFSSKQRGSAHNET
- a CDS encoding sensor histidine kinase, producing the protein MKHKKIHSTLLWNYSIFIFIISSILTIALGYLVYQINSSVEQGLSPIYRAKDIVSDDYENIRANAILENGGWVEILNSNHQIIHVIGVKMDSIYHYTEEQLYQFLDNTEEQLYYYSIAPFTTKSNKKYICLVKIPRDSINIDIQYFKNFDHTVSQVSKIILKSCLLLFVPIIIIIFLYSRWTARKISVPLHTITVAIKKMIDGDYQARIHLKAESEFGKIRDAFNFLADKLEATRAEKEKLEESKQRMLMDISHDLKTPITSIQGYASALQDDMVVDEEKKRRYLQLIYNKSQSVNALINSLFDFLTLDDGQYPLSIRTYDLCEFIREITVDFLDDMEEKQFKLHIQVPENEILYDFDYRHMSRVISNLISNTIKYNPPGTNVRIAVQEQNDSIIIEIADNGTGIPAHVQRHIFDPFVRGDHSRQTDGGTGLGLSIAHKIVKLHGGLLELDENPLEKTVFRITLIKQKRSPE